A stretch of Sphingorhabdus sp. YGSMI21 DNA encodes these proteins:
- a CDS encoding DUF1206 domain-containing protein → MSRVTNIENFARAGYLGRAVVYGLAGYLTLTTAGSTGTTGVLEEIETMSAGAILLALVGLGLLGYGIFRLYGAAMDLQGNGTDAKGLAIRIGHAASGLAHIFLCYLAFKAVLGWPSGSTGDGESAGQAAGTLASMPMGDVLLGVIGIGFIAAAINQAVKAYTAKFMGLLDADAPALAKYVGQAGYAARAVIFAVLGWQITSAALSGDTGNVGGVGQVLDSLRSTNWLYIAVAIGLLLFGLFSLVMARYRRIRNEDVLERLKS, encoded by the coding sequence ATGTCCCGCGTCACCAATATCGAAAACTTCGCACGCGCCGGTTATCTCGGTCGTGCGGTCGTTTACGGTCTTGCGGGATATCTCACTCTGACCACCGCCGGTTCGACAGGCACAACCGGCGTATTGGAAGAAATCGAAACCATGTCGGCAGGAGCGATCCTGCTGGCCCTGGTTGGTCTCGGTTTGCTGGGCTACGGAATTTTCCGGCTCTATGGTGCGGCAATGGATTTGCAGGGCAATGGTACCGACGCCAAAGGCTTGGCGATCCGCATCGGCCATGCAGCCAGCGGATTGGCCCATATATTCCTCTGCTATCTGGCATTCAAAGCCGTTCTGGGCTGGCCTTCAGGCTCCACGGGTGATGGGGAATCCGCCGGCCAGGCGGCCGGTACGCTGGCATCCATGCCTATGGGTGATGTGCTGCTGGGCGTGATAGGAATTGGCTTTATCGCAGCGGCCATAAATCAAGCGGTCAAAGCCTATACCGCAAAGTTCATGGGGCTGCTCGATGCTGACGCACCCGCTCTGGCCAAATATGTGGGGCAAGCGGGATATGCTGCTCGGGCCGTCATATTCGCTGTCCTTGGGTGGCAAATCACATCGGCTGCCTTGAGCGGCGATACAGGCAATGTCGGCGGTGTTGGACAGGTGCTGGACAGCTTGCGATCAACCAATTGGCTTTATATTGCGGTGGCCATCGGCCTGTTGCTGTTTGGACTGTTCAGCCTGGTCATGGCGCGCTATCGCCGAATCCGGAATGAGGATGTGCTGGAGCGACTGAAATCTTGA
- the ppa gene encoding inorganic diphosphatase encodes MDINKIPIGDNPPESLNVVIEVPVGGEPVKYEFDKESGALFVDRILHTPMRYPANYGFIPHTLSPDGDPLDALVVARSPFMPGCVVRCRPIAVLNLEDEHGGDEKLLCVPIDATFPYYRKIDEGSHLPEIVMQQIEHFFTHYKDLEPEKWVRVGKWGDADEARRVVLEAIELAKSKK; translated from the coding sequence ATGGATATTAACAAAATTCCTATTGGCGATAATCCGCCTGAAAGCCTGAACGTCGTTATCGAAGTCCCGGTGGGTGGCGAACCGGTAAAATATGAATTTGACAAGGAATCCGGTGCGCTCTTCGTCGACCGTATCCTGCACACGCCGATGCGCTATCCGGCCAATTACGGCTTCATTCCGCACACATTGTCGCCCGATGGCGACCCGCTCGACGCGCTGGTTGTCGCGCGCTCGCCCTTCATGCCGGGCTGCGTCGTGCGTTGCCGCCCGATCGCGGTTCTCAATCTCGAAGACGAGCATGGCGGCGATGAAAAGCTGCTCTGCGTCCCGATCGACGCGACCTTCCCCTATTATCGCAAGATCGACGAAGGCAGCCATCTGCCGGAAATCGTGATGCAGCAGATCGAGCATTTCTTCACCCATTATAAAGATCTCGAACCCGAAAAATGGGTGCGGGTCGGCAAATGGGGCGATGCGGACGAGGCGCGGCGCGTCGTGCTCGAGGCGATTGAACTGGCGAAAAGCAAGAAATGA
- a CDS encoding electron transfer flavoprotein subunit beta/FixA family protein, with protein sequence MKILVPVKRVIDYNVKPRVKSDGSGVDLANVKMSMNPFDEISVEEAIRLKEAGKAEEIVAVSVGPQKAQETLRTALAMGADRAILVVTDEEVEPLGVAKILAKIVEEEAPQLVITGKQAIDDDSNQTGQMLAALLGWGQGTFANTVELDSDSITVKREIDGGLQTVKLNLPAVVTTDLRLNEPRYASLPNIMKAKKKPMDEKTPADYGVDISPRLTTITVTEPPVRQAGEKVEDVDALVAKLKAVGAI encoded by the coding sequence ATGAAAATCCTGGTGCCCGTAAAACGGGTGATAGATTATAACGTGAAACCGCGGGTCAAGTCCGACGGCAGCGGTGTCGATCTGGCCAATGTCAAAATGTCGATGAACCCGTTTGACGAAATCTCCGTCGAGGAAGCCATCCGCCTGAAAGAGGCCGGCAAGGCAGAAGAAATCGTCGCGGTTTCGGTTGGCCCGCAAAAGGCGCAGGAAACATTGCGTACCGCCCTCGCCATGGGTGCGGACCGGGCGATCCTCGTGGTCACCGACGAAGAAGTCGAGCCATTGGGCGTTGCCAAGATCCTGGCGAAAATCGTCGAAGAAGAAGCTCCGCAGCTGGTCATCACCGGCAAGCAGGCGATCGATGACGATTCGAACCAGACCGGCCAGATGCTCGCAGCCCTGCTCGGCTGGGGCCAGGGTACCTTTGCCAACACCGTTGAGCTCGACAGCGACAGCATCACCGTCAAACGCGAAATCGACGGCGGCCTGCAGACGGTCAAGCTGAACCTGCCCGCCGTGGTCACCACCGACCTGCGCCTCAACGAACCGCGCTATGCGTCGCTGCCGAACATCATGAAGGCGAAGAAAAAGCCGATGGATGAGAAAACGCCAGCCGATTACGGCGTCGACATCAGCCCGCGTCTCACCACCATCACGGTTACCGAACCTCCGGTTCGCCAGGCTGGTGAAAAGGTCGAAGACGTCGACGCGCTGGTCGCAAAGCTCAAAGCTGTGGGAGCCATTTAA
- a CDS encoding electron transfer flavoprotein subunit alpha/FixB family protein translates to MKTLVLVEHDNTTMKDATLAVVTAASQLGEVHALVIGSGCGSVAEQVAKVAGIATVHVADDASLANQLAENAAPLIASLMETHDAFLAPATTTGKNIAPRVAALLDVMQISDILSVESEDTFTRPIYAGNAIATVKSSDAKKVITVRGTAFDKAAAEGGSGTIEAVDGASDAGLSSFVSEEIAKSERPELTSAKIIVSGGRALGSGEKFEEVITPLADKLGAGIGASRAAVDAGYVPNDYQVGQTGKIVAPEVYIAIGISGAIQHLAGMKDSKIIVAINKDEDAPIFQVADIGLVADLFDAVPELTSKV, encoded by the coding sequence ATGAAAACTCTCGTACTCGTAGAACATGACAACACCACCATGAAAGACGCGACGCTGGCCGTTGTCACCGCCGCGTCGCAACTGGGCGAAGTTCACGCTCTGGTCATCGGCTCCGGCTGTGGCAGCGTTGCCGAACAGGTCGCCAAGGTCGCCGGCATTGCCACCGTTCATGTCGCCGACGACGCTTCGCTCGCCAACCAGCTCGCGGAAAATGCCGCGCCGCTGATCGCCAGCCTGATGGAAACGCATGACGCGTTTCTCGCGCCTGCCACCACCACCGGTAAGAATATCGCCCCGCGCGTCGCAGCGTTGCTCGACGTCATGCAGATCAGCGACATTCTCTCGGTCGAAAGCGAAGACACGTTCACCCGGCCGATCTACGCCGGCAACGCGATCGCAACGGTCAAATCTTCGGATGCCAAGAAGGTCATCACCGTCCGCGGCACCGCCTTTGACAAGGCAGCAGCCGAAGGCGGCTCCGGCACCATCGAAGCCGTTGACGGCGCCAGCGACGCTGGCCTGTCGAGCTTCGTCAGCGAAGAAATCGCCAAGTCCGAACGCCCCGAACTGACCAGCGCCAAGATCATTGTCTCCGGCGGTCGTGCTCTGGGTTCGGGCGAGAAGTTCGAAGAAGTGATCACGCCATTGGCAGACAAGCTCGGTGCCGGCATCGGCGCCTCGCGCGCTGCGGTCGATGCGGGCTATGTCCCGAACGACTATCAGGTCGGCCAGACCGGCAAGATCGTCGCTCCGGAAGTCTATATCGCCATCGGCATCTCCGGCGCGATCCAGCATCTCGCCGGCATGAAGGACAGCAAGATCATCGTCGCAATCAACAAGGACGAAGACGCACCGATTTTCCAGGTTGCTGATATCGGACTGGTTGCGGATCTGTTTGACGCGGTGCCGGAGTTGACTTCGAAGGTTTGA
- a CDS encoding GNAT family N-acetyltransferase — protein MTGICIRPANADDAAGFPAIERSAAQAFLSVAGLEWIAGEAVMSAEQHRVHIDAGTVWLAETDGRNIGFVTAAIYEETLHIVELSVADGHQGRGVGRRLLEAAAEYARDNGLAALTLTTFRDLPFNETFYQKLGYRTLNETEMPKRLADILEAEIENGLPGNRRCAMRLML, from the coding sequence ATGACCGGCATCTGCATCCGACCGGCAAATGCCGATGATGCCGCCGGTTTTCCGGCTATCGAACGATCGGCGGCCCAGGCCTTCCTGTCGGTTGCGGGTCTGGAATGGATCGCCGGCGAAGCGGTAATGTCCGCCGAGCAGCACCGGGTCCATATCGACGCAGGCACGGTCTGGCTCGCCGAGACGGACGGGCGCAACATCGGCTTCGTTACCGCCGCGATATATGAAGAGACCCTGCACATAGTCGAATTGTCGGTCGCGGACGGGCATCAGGGCCGGGGTGTCGGGCGACGCTTGCTGGAGGCAGCAGCAGAATATGCCAGGGACAACGGCCTTGCGGCGCTGACCCTGACGACTTTCCGGGACTTGCCCTTCAACGAGACATTCTATCAAAAGCTGGGCTACCGGACGCTGAATGAGACGGAAATGCCGAAACGACTCGCGGACATACTCGAGGCCGAAATCGAAAATGGTCTGCCGGGAAATCGCCGTTGCGCCATGCGTCTGATGCTTTAA
- the sucC gene encoding ADP-forming succinate--CoA ligase subunit beta, with amino-acid sequence MNIHEYQGKELLAKHGIAVPAGYAALTVDEAVAAAEKLPGPLYVVKAQIHAGGRGKGKFKELGPDAKGGVRLAKSVDEVRTNAEEMLGNTLVTIQTGDEGKQVNRLYVTDGVDIEKEFYLSILVDRASGRVALVVSTEGGMDIEDVAHNTPEKIKTITIDPAQGFMPHHGRTIAFALGLDGDLNKQAQKLGKKLYDAFLAMDCEMVEINPLVVTEDQQLIVLDTKMSFDGNALMRHPDLAALRDETEEDPAEVEASKSDLAYIKLDGNIGCMVNGAGLAMATMDIIKLNGAFPANFLDVGGGATKEKVTAAFKIILADPAVEGILVNIFGGIMKCDIIAEGIVAAAKEVDLSVPLVVRLEGTNVEKGKEILANSGLPIVSADDLGDAAKKIVAQVKEAA; translated from the coding sequence ATGAACATTCACGAATATCAGGGCAAGGAACTGCTTGCCAAACATGGCATCGCTGTTCCTGCCGGCTATGCTGCGCTCACCGTTGACGAAGCGGTTGCCGCAGCCGAGAAACTCCCCGGACCGCTTTATGTCGTCAAGGCGCAGATTCACGCGGGTGGCCGCGGCAAGGGCAAGTTCAAGGAACTGGGGCCGGACGCCAAGGGCGGCGTGAGATTGGCGAAATCGGTCGACGAAGTGCGCACCAATGCAGAAGAAATGCTGGGTAACACATTGGTCACGATCCAGACCGGTGACGAAGGCAAGCAGGTCAACCGCCTCTATGTCACCGACGGCGTCGATATCGAGAAGGAATTTTATCTTTCGATTCTGGTCGACCGGGCCAGCGGCCGCGTGGCGCTTGTTGTTTCCACCGAAGGCGGAATGGACATCGAAGACGTAGCCCATAACACCCCGGAAAAGATCAAGACGATCACCATCGATCCGGCACAGGGCTTCATGCCACACCACGGTCGGACCATCGCTTTCGCGCTGGGGCTGGATGGCGACCTCAACAAGCAGGCGCAGAAGCTCGGCAAGAAACTTTATGACGCCTTCCTCGCGATGGATTGCGAAATGGTCGAAATCAACCCGCTCGTGGTCACCGAAGACCAGCAGCTGATCGTGCTCGACACCAAGATGAGCTTCGACGGCAACGCGCTGATGCGGCACCCCGATCTCGCCGCGCTGCGCGACGAAACCGAAGAAGATCCGGCAGAAGTCGAAGCCAGCAAGTCCGACCTCGCCTATATCAAGCTCGACGGCAATATCGGCTGCATGGTCAATGGTGCCGGCCTGGCGATGGCAACGATGGATATCATCAAGCTGAATGGCGCTTTCCCTGCCAACTTCCTCGACGTGGGCGGCGGCGCGACCAAGGAAAAGGTCACCGCAGCGTTCAAGATCATTCTCGCCGATCCGGCGGTCGAGGGCATTCTCGTCAATATCTTTGGCGGCATCATGAAATGCGACATCATCGCCGAAGGTATTGTTGCCGCGGCCAAGGAAGTCGATCTGTCGGTGCCTCTGGTTGTGCGCCTCGAAGGCACCAATGTTGAAAAGGGCAAGGAAATCCTGGCCAATAGCGGTCTGCCAATCGTATCGGCCGACGATCTCGGCGATGCCGCGAAGAAAATCGTCGCGCAGGTCAAAGAGGCCGCTTGA